The DNA sequence TTATGAACACTAAGGGGGTGCAGGGCGAGTCCTGCTCAAACACTAGAACCTAGAAGCATGGTCTACCTTACAGGAGGTATatgggctgggagcctggaggaTTCTGGGAAAGGGCCCCCCTCCCAAAGTTGGCTGCCACGAGGTCTAGCAGAAGCCTGATCCTGGACAGGCCCCAGCCTCCATTATTGTGAGATAAGGTATCAGACTGTTTATTGTAGAGGAAGGACAGCTCCATGCCATGGCATTTCCCTCCAGCAGGGTCACTGCCCCCACACCTGAGAGCGCTTTTCCCAAAAGTCAAGGCTCACCATTAATGTCCCCTGGGCTCTGCAAACAGCTGGACCAGCATTCTGTGGCAAAGACCCTCATTTCTTTTCAATTAAAAGGGGGTGTTTTACAGATTTAAACACAGAGGTGCAAGAGCCAACCAGCACCACAGTCTGTGTTATGTTTGCATTCAACTCACTCTGCTCAACGCCGCTCTACACTTTCAGTTTCCAGTGTGCTGAAGAGTGCTGTACAGACAACTGAAGCGATTTGACCATTGGCTAGGGAACTCCAGGGGTTCTGACACCCTGAAGAGCAcaaggagcaggctgggactgTGGGATCATCATACTGACTGCATGTTTCAGAAAGAATTGATCAGCAGTGAAAAACTGTCTGGGGCTCAGAGCCAACGCATACTTCATTGAGCTAAAGGGGACAGTTCATGCTCTCAGAGCTTTCGTTTCAGGCGAGCTGCATATTTAGGAAGACCGCACTATGTTGGACATGCTCAGATCATGTTGTGAAGATCTTTGTAAGCCAAGAGGCTAGAAACGCTGTTGGTTGcctgttttaaaagaaaactgaatCCGTAGCATGGAGCGGCTCCCACAGCCAAAGAATCCCAGAACAAAAGGAGCCCTGCTCACCAAAGGGCAGGTTCATGGGAGGAGGTGGATTTTCAAAACACAGGGCACCCAaccagctgggggagtggagaaTCCCAGGCTCCAGAAAAAGCCCCAAAACGAATAGCTTGTTTTCTGAGCTCACAGAACACAGCTGTCACTGTTGAGCCTGGAAGTGAGGAAAAGAAGCTCTGGGAGGCCTCCTGCTCAGGCAGAGGGCTCTCACCTGGAAGAACTGCAGCTGCTTCTCACGACTCCAGAAGAAGGGATGCATGAGGACCCGTGGGGCTGAGGGGCGCTCCTGGGCCTTGTTACTGATCATCATTGAAATCAGCTCCCGTGCAACTACATTGTCTTGGATGTGAGAGCGAAAGCAGAGAGCTGGTTACGCACACCCTTTGGACTGAAGGAAGCCACCCACACCTCGAGCCCACAGCTGTCATGACAAGTCACAGCTAAAATCCTGTTACTAACTCCCAGTCCTTCATGCTCACAAGTAGCTTCCCAGAGAGGGACCATGCATGTGCAGGGCTGAATCCCATAGAACAGAACATGTCCTGCTCCTTCCATACACCAGACTCACCAACAGGCAAGCTAGGGACAAAGGACTAGGTCAGAGGAGTAGCTGGGAACACTAGTGAGGTCTAAGTGACTTTGGGGGCACCTGCCAAGGAGGAACCCCACTGCTCGGGACATCTACAATCCAATCAGAAACAGCCCTGCAGATTATATCACTGAGGATAATCCAGTACTAGACAGAACCAAACAGGCCTCTTCCTTTGTTCCAGGGCTCTAGAGCTGCTTCTGGGGACATGCAGTCTGTATCCTCCACTATCCTCTGCAGGTTCCCTACCTGTAAAATAGGGTTAAGGATGCTGACCTGCTTCCCTTCCCAACAAGCTAGTGAGGATAAAATAAACCAACCTCTGCAAAGTGATCAGAGAGAGACCCACGGAAGCCGCTGCAGAGGAGCCTGGTAATAGCACTGCAGCACCCAGATTTCATGTAGCCAGGAGCTCTATAAACATGCAGACCGCATCCAAGCAGGGCCTTACCGTGAGTGTCTTCCAACAGACAGGCCAGCTGGTAGGTGCCTGACAAAATATTAGCCTGTCGCCGTAAGCTGTCCCCGAAGGGGTGCTCTCCACCTGATACCACGTAGTAGAACACGCAGCCGGCTGAGAAAACGTCCACTGCACACGTCTGCAAAACAAAACCGGGAGTGCTCAGTACAGGAGGACAAGGGCCCTTTCAACCTCCCCCTGGTCTCTTTCTGAATGTGAACACTTCATTCACTAAAGATTTAGCCAGGCAACCCCTTAATCTGAGCTCCAGGAATGACCACCTAGCAGTGTCCTGACATGCACACAGCTGCCTTTGGGAGTAGACACTTCTCTGCAGAAGGGAATTTAACAGAACTGCCGGATATATGCAAAGAGGGACTGTCTCTTTCCATGTGTCTGTGCAGCCCCAGCACACTGGCAACCTGACCCTGATGGACGCCTTTGGCTGACACTGCAATAGAAAGACAGAGCTCTGCAAAGGCTCAAAGGGAAGCTGGCACCTAGCTGCCATTTTCACCCTTGGGGGGAATTTTCAAGTTGACAACAATAGATGCAGGGTTTTATGAAATGTATCCAGCCCCCAGAGGTACCTAGTGAATGAGGTACTCTCAGACCAGTAGCACAAGGGTCAGCCCAAGCACTTCCAAATCACTAATCCCAAGCTATCTGATTGTCCAGCAGCGACTGATGCCCCAGCTCCAAGAGGAACTGTCTCCCTCCCGCCATCATGGATGCTCAGCATAGTCACTACCCTCCAGCAAAGCCTGGGACACGGCTGAGGGAATACTTCTCTGCAGGCGCAGGGGAGGAAAATGTGCACAGGAGGCAGAGCTGAGGGGAGATGGCAAGAGCACACTCACAGGGTTCTCCTTTGAGACCTCTAGCAGCAGCTCAGGGGCaatccagccctcagtgcctgggattcCAGAGCGGAGGCTGAAGCTCTGCCGTCCCCCCTGCAGCTTCTTGCACAAGCCGAAGTCTGAGAGGACAGCCCGGATCTGCCCATGGCTGTTTGGGACAGAGATGAGGATGTTGCATGGTTTCAGGTCACGATGAACTGAAAGAAACAGCCCCCAAAGTGAGCTGGTGTTACCTGCAGAAGGGctgtgcagccccagggctgggtggaggcTAGAGCATCACCAAGGAGTAACTTGCATGGCACTAATACCATCAGACAGTGGGGGTCTGCAAACAGCAGTCCCACCTCTGCGTTCAAGTTCTGCACCAGGATTCTGGGCAGGAGAACTTCCTTCCACAGGCAATTCATTAGACCCTAGTGTTCTGAAGCAACAGGCATCCAAAGCCAAGctaggggcacagagctccctcACCTATGTTCAGGGAGTGCAGGTGTGCCAGGCCTGATGCGGTCTGATGCAGCAGGGACACAGGATCCAGATTCCGACGATCAAAGCTGGGGTTTTCCACATACTAAGAACAGAGGAGAGAAAAACCAAGGAGGAAGGCCACCCAGGCCTGCATCCACTTTTCTTTCTGCAACAATAAATCACATCTTTCCCAGCGTAAATcccaggaagaagaagaaaaggaccAAGTTAGGCTCTGAGGTCTCCATTCCTCTGGCAGAACCTCTGTTTGCACGAcagacaggagcagcagcacaccGCACTCCGCTGGAAGCCTTACGGCGGGGCACAAGGGTGAAGGAGCATGCAAGCTTAGCTGCCCTGTGTGCACGGGAAGCAGTAGCAGCACTCAGTGTGGAGTGGATGGAATCAGCCAGTGAATGAGGATGGACGCTAACGTATATGTTTATATTTCCCCTGTGTCCCAAAACACCCCCATGAGCGATGGAAAATGATCATCAATTCTCTCTTGCTCTGCAGGCGTGGGAAGAGGTGGAACCGCTCCCCTAAGCCATACAGGGCATTGGGAACTCCCAGGGCCTGTCCCTGCACTCAGACCTTTAGAACATGCTGTCTCCCATGACAATATGGCGGACTGGGCCGTTACAGCTGATGCCAAACAAGTGATGAAATCGTTCCATGAGGCCCCTGGACCTGGACTGCGCCACAAACACAGAGATGGAGCGACATGAAGCTGACAGCCACCTTTGCTGGGGTTCTTACCTCCTGCAGcgtggcagagcagagctcaaTGGCAATGTAATGGAACTGCTTGTCCTTCTCCGTGCAGAAGTAGCGCACGACATTGGGATGCTCGTCTGACTCCCGAAGCAGCTGGACCTCCCGGTCGATGAGATGGAAACACTCGGGCAGCAGGCGCTTAACAGCCACCTTCCGGCCATCAAACTGACCCCTGGGACCAGGAGAGAGCTGCCATCACACTCCTCTCACCGTCCAGCCACAGGGAACCTCAGAGAAACCCATCCAGGGTCTGGCCTAGCACCAAAAGCCAGACCTGGAGGGCGCCATCAGGAGACACACCAcaaagtgggggcagctgggcctagGCTGACAGCTCCACCGCCACTGGAAAAGGCTGGTTCTGGCTTAGCCTTTTCTCGGGTAAATATTCCGCCCCACCTCGCCTGGCCTTCCGAGCAAACTGGGTCCCGGGGACAGGTGCTGTAGTCGCAGCCTGGAGGATTCTGCTAGGCACCAGGCAGCCCAACCACTGGAGCAGCCTGGCACAGGCAGGGTGACACAGCGTACCACAGGCGTCATCCTGTGCCCAGATGCCAACTAAGAGGACCTTGGCTGAGActgccaatggggcagggcctgttgtGCCAAGCAGGCTTACACAGGACTGGCAGACACCGGCTTTGTCTCTACAAAGGCCACCGAATCCCAGTCCAACAGGATGCATCTCGCTGGGTTTGACAGACGTGGGAGAGACAAGAAAGCTCCAGTCCCCATTATCAGAAGCTCCAGAGGCAGCCAGTTCCTCCCTCTAAGGGCCTTCCAAGTCAGTGCCACACCAAGCCCTCATGGCTCCCAGGTCCAGAGAGGAAACAGTCACGGCTCCCCCAAACCAGACCTGCTGTTAGCAAAAAGCAGGGCATTCTGGGGAAGACTACTCACCTGAAGACAAAGGTTCCCCTGGCTCCATGGCCCAGCACTTCCCGGGGGTTAAAGGAAACCTTCCCAACTACAATCACATCGGACTCTGCATCTGCAGCAAGCGCAATAGGATTAACAtcaccagccagcccctccccctgcttatCCCCTTTCCTACATGACCCCATCTCTACTTTCCTTCCTAGCCCCTGTGCtcacccagcaccagctccctgtcTGTCCAGGGATGACAGAGCCttcccctctgctgctctgtgcccctaTTGTGGATGGACCCCTCACTCCCGAAAGCCCCACACTCCGATACCTTGGAGATGTTCTCCTGACCTGAGCTCTAGAGCTCAATGCTGCTGCTGAGCCTTGACTTTTCCCTTCTAACACGGCCCCTCTGTGCTCTTGAAAGGGGAACCTTGGCAACCACAAGCTGGATGACAAGACAGCACCATCTCACTTCCCACCAGCACCGACCTTCAGCAGCTCCAGACGCAGCCAAATCCTGGTCGACTGCCCCATTGGGCAGGCCCTCCTGCAAGGACGAGCCTGAGCTCTGCGATGGCAGCAGGGATGTTCGCTGGCTCCCACCCTGTGACTCCTCTGAGCTTGGAGGAAGAAGCTCCCCAGAGATTTGTCCTGGGGAAAGCAGTTCCTGCTGCAGCAAGAGCTGCCTTCGCAGCTCCAGCAGTTTCTGGGGCACAAACAGCATGGACCCCTCAGTGTCTTGGAAAGCAGGTGATACACATGAAGCTATTGAGGcgcaccccccaccctccccccactgcagtgaAGGAACCAGGCAAACCCCCTTGTGAGCTCaactggctccagcaggggtgggctctgggcagggatggGAAGGAACACTGGGCCCTGGCACTAACAGAGCTGCGGGGAACAGGAAGCGTCAGGACTGAGGCAGCTGAGAGTGCTGCAGAGCACAGCTTGGGAGAAGGGAGAGTCTCAGAAGTATTTAATGTGACCCTGAAGAGGCTTGCCAGGTTCATCACTGGTTGCTGATCCCTTTGGAGCAGCGTGGAGAGGCCCTGGTGAAAGTGACGTCGTGGCACCTCTTACGGCCATGTGAGCCAGGACATTGTGTGCACCAAGGAGTAAGCTGGGACCTGAGGGAACTTCAAGCCCCCAGAGCAAGGGGATTTCTGCAGCAACCAGTTCCTGCAGCTGCCCGCAAGGGGCACCACTGTGAGAAGGAAACACTCACTCACCCTGAGTCCCAAGATTAGCAGTAGAATGCCCCCGCCCAGGAGCACTGTGGTGACCACAAGGTCCCAGCTGTCTGACTCCGGGTAGATTTCCATCTGCTCTGATTCGGTGGAGTCCCAACGGTACCGCCCATCGCTGCCTGTGCTGGCCTGATCCTCTATGTCATTTGGGGTCAGAAACTGCAACACAGAGCCAGGGTAACAGGTTACAACAATGGGGACCCCCAGgtagctgccccccaacccccacagctgctccccacGCAGGTTTGTACATGGAGCACGCCTCCAATTCCTCCCTCCCTGGGATAGACCCCACATGCCAGGACACCCCCGTTTGCTTTGCACAGGAGACATTGCTCGTTGTCCCCCTGGGTGCCCCCCAAGTGTCCTTTGGGCAGCTCACAcatgctgggctctgctcccagacagccacgTCACTCACGTCATcgaacaaagccctggcaggggagcttGTGGGAATGATGGTTTCTGTGCTCCTCCTTAGGTTCTCTGGGAAGGCTCTCAGCATGGTAGTGTGGACCACAGGAGGCAGCTCGTGGTGCCCTGAAGGAAGAGAGAGCACTCAACAGCGCTGTCACACCTCACTCAGCTCTCCTGCTCCAAGCCCCAAAGTGAGCCCAGCAGATGCACAGCACAAGGGTGTTTTCAAGGATGGAAACAACTGGGCCTCAGGCCTGAAGGAAATCAGAGCAACATCCTTCTGGCTCACTCCCCGGAAGTGAGCAAGGGCCGCCAGGAGGCTGTACTCTCAGACCATGGAGGAGGACTGGCCCACGGCAGACCTCATTTAGTGTCAGAATAGCTGTGACCTCTTTAGAAATGCCACAACCCACTTGGTGTGGTCCCTTGCAGTTACCTGGGACAAGATGGGACAAGTTTTCAAACATGCTGGTGTACAACCATTCCCCTTGACCTCCCGACTGCGCACACAGTGTCAGGGTGAGCACATGCACCTACTGTTTGTAACTGCTATTCCCTGGGCTCGACATCTAGGCACATGAATCAGGTGCAACCAACTATTCACTTGCATGTGTGTTTGTAATCCTCACTTTGCTGAGACTCTGCCCCTCTGGTCTGCACAGTTcctggcaagcagccaggcatGCAGTAAAACCAGCTCCCAGGAAAGGGGATCCCAGCCCTGAGTCACTGCAGTGTCATGTGGGTGCAGATCACAGCCCACGTTTTATTTAAAGTCCATGCAAACCAGGCTGCTCTGTCATAGAAAAGAACGGGCCCAAGGACAGATTCCCCTCTGGGACAGTCTCCAGGAGCAACAGGACAGGGAACACCCTCTCCTGCCCTAGGGCTCTCACCTATGAGGAGCCACTCGTTGTgcagggagctcatgctgccctgTGGATACTTGACATCAGTGCTTGGTGTGATCTCGCACTCGCCGGACTCTCTCACTGTCACATCCTCAGTGGTGGGCCCCTCGATCCCAGCCAGCGTgatcccctggggctgcaggagtcagacCAGTAAGTCccaggcagggaagaggtggTACTTACACCAACTCGCATTGCCAGTCAAGGGCacatgggggcaggaggagatatGGGATACTCACCACCAAAGCGACGCTCTCGTGGACCAAGGAGGTGAGGGCGTAGAAGCTGGCTGCATGCTTCCCCACATACAGCGTCGGCCTGTGGTGCAGAGGTAGGGTTAGTCCCACTTTGAGCCAGCATGAGGGACAAACGGAGCAACGTGAACGCAGTGATGCCTCCCAGGGAAAGAGGCTGAGGGGAATCCTGCCACACAGCTGGTTCTGGGACATGCACAGCGGGGCAAGAAGAGCCTTTGATCTATATTAGCTTAAGCTCCAACCCTAGCATGTTCCCAGGGAGCCACTGTTCTCTTACACAAGAGAGCATTAACTCCATTTCCTGAGCACgcctgagggcctggccacctgcgTCTCCACCCCTCAGTAGCCAGGTGCACCTCCTAGCATGCTGCTGCCCTCCTCCCGTGACCTGGAAAGCCCCCTGAAACACCTACAGCAGCTGGGTCTTGGTGCTAGAGAAGTCCTTCATGGACTGGTAGTTCCACTTGATAAGCCGGATGTCCTGCGAGTGGAAGGTCAGGTAGCGCAGCGTCTCCATGGCTACGTTGAGGTGGGGGACCCGGCGCAGACTGTCTTGGTACCACACGTACAGCCCTACCACAGGGGAGCCATAGTTCTGCATCCACAGGACGTCACCGCTCTCCTTGTCCAGCGTCACCACCAGGCCATCCCCACTCGACGCAAAGTGAGCCATCTCTAGCCAGAGACACAAGGCAGCTAGAGCCGCAGCATTCGATTCTCCTAGGTTGGGGATGCTACAGGGGTGGGACAAACCTCCCCAGTCCTCACCCCCTATACCTGCTCAGTCCAAACCAAACACAACTCAGAAGGGTCCTATTGCCCCAGCTTCCCCAGGTTCATGGGCCCTTTGGTCTGCCCCTCGGAAATACGACTTTCCCACAGCCCAGGAGGTTGCACGCAGCTGGTAGCAGTGAGCAGCTGGCACGGTGCTTGTGCCAGACACGAGCCACCAGCCCACTCTCAGCATCCCACTCTCTCCAGCCATGCAAGCTGTagtcctgcaggctgcccgcACACCCACTGGCCCACCGGGGGCGTCAGTCATGCTGTTGagttgggagaggggagagagagctccCCGACACTGCACTGATTTCAGATCAGTCCTCCGGGAAATGGAGAGCTGCCCAAGCAGGGACTGAACTGCTTCAAGGCTCAGTGTACAGCAAGGGTGGCCGGGAGGTAATCAGCACGGAGGCCGGGGGGGGCCACGCTGGGGCTGCCTCAGCTGCAGTGGAGAAGAGGACCTGCCTCCGCACACGCACACTCACTGTAATCATACGCCTCGTCGGGGAGCTCCGCCGAGTAGTCATGGTAGGTGGCATTCCAACGCAGCTCTCGGGACTTGGTGTCGTACATGGTGATGACATATTCTGAGGATCAGAAAGTAACAGCTGTGGTGTAGGAACTCAGGCCAGAATGAGGGGCCTTCGCAGGGAAGGGCCAGGGAGCAGGAACTGGACACTGATCACCCCACGAACTACTTCAGAGGGGAACGGCCCCACAGTGCCGCCCGGCAACACTCAACTAGTGCTGTtacccagctgggggagaagctCCACAGGGAGGCTGAGGAGCATCAGCTGGGCTACCGGGATTGTCCTTTGTCATTCAGTAACCAATGGTCTCCACTCCCCATGGGCAAGGGGAAAGCAGGGCTCTTTgctgcagtgcagcagagctgggaacctcCTCCAGCAGCAAGGATGAATGGGAGCCTGAGTAGACACAGGGAATGGCCCTTCAGCCTTGGGAATCTGCGCCTGCAACCAGCAGGAAAGGGGCTTACGGGTGCGGCCGATGTAGAGGAGAGGAGTCGAGGGGCACAGCCCATCCCAGGCCTCTGTTGATAGAGTAGTTTGCTTCTCTCCTGACTTGGGATCCACAACAAACCATGTGTCCTGCTTCTTCCCTAGGAAGTTAGAGATACGCCGTTCTCAGTCTCCCACGCTCCTGGTACCCTCCTCTCCACACTCTCCACCACTGTCCCAGGTTCCTCAGGCCCTCTCCCAGGGAACATCAACCCAGCCAATCTCCAGTCactcccgccagcccccagacTTGCTCCCACACTGGCTCACCTCTGAGCCCTCCCAGCAAGCAGACTCCCATCTTGTGTAACTCCGGCCCGGCTCCAAGAGGGAGCTGGTCATGTCTCCTGCCCATGCACCTGCACCCCACTAATTTAAACACACGCAGTGCTAGGCCGTCCTAGAGTCATCGCCACCCCAGGCCCTTGCTGCAGGAGACGGTCTGGAGAAGGGAGTGGCCTCTGTATGCACAGAGaaagccagccccacccctccaccagtGCTCATACCCGTGTAGAGGACGCCGTCTGAACTGCGACATGGCGACGACTGGACCAGCTCTGGGATGGTGAATGGGAGTTTCTGCAACAGACAGAGAGAGCAGAGGCCTGCGAGTGACAAAGAGCCAGGTGAGACAGCCACACGCTCTGTGTCTTTTACCTGTGTGAGCCTGGGGTCAGAGAGGCCCATCCCTCAATTCCTCCTCCACCTCTCGACCTTCCCAAGACCCTTAGGCCATGGGACAGTGCAGAGAGACACGCCAGCCACTGTATTCCTGGGTGGAGCTGACCGGCCAGAGCAGACTGACAGGAAACCCACATGGCTTTGTCGTCTCACCCAGAGACCATTCCTAAGGTTCCAGGGTGAGTGGGAAGAGCAAGAGGCCCTCACAACTTCCACTGCCAGGAAGGACGGAGGACAGCACTCATTAGCCACCCAGGTACTGACCATCAGGCCTTCTTTGTTTTTGCCTCCCAGGATGTACAGGCTGCCATCATTGGGATCCGGGAGAAATGCTGGCCTGAAAGGAAGGAGAACGAAATGTCAGCCACATCCTGCAGTAGGGCACAAGCTAGCCACCCACAGGAGGTAGGGCAGGGATCCCTCTGTGCAGGCTGCTGTATGACTGGTCATGACAAGGTTGTGCTGAGAGGGGGCAGCACAGTGAAGCCCTGGCATTGGATACCAAACCAAATGAACCACTGGTCCATCCAACACAGCAATTCCAACAGCCATTTCACACCCACCCCATTCTGCTCCAAGAGCTGCTCTGATGTCCTGGCACATCCCATTATCTCCATGAATTCCCCCTGTAGTTTCAAGTAGATGCACAATTTTTTCTCATCCCAAACTTGTGGGGTGTGTTAATGCGCGCTGTTAGACAGCTGCAACTTCCACCCCCCGAGGTGGCTGCACATTCAGCAGCGGGGAAGAAAGTCCTACATTGCTGGTATTTGTAATAGTTCAAGGCTCCCTGGGGAGGAAAGTCAACCAAGAAACATAACTAGGAGTGAATGAAGTCTGGAATATCGGTTGGGAGGTGCCCTCAGGAAACACAAACAGACAGGACCAGTACTAGAGAGGCACTGATCCTTCAACAGCACAACCCTCCGAGAAACACCCCTCCCAGAGGAGGAGAACTCTGGCTTTGAAGGCAAGTTTCTGGAGACCCCGCAGAGAATCTGCCCAGCAAATGCCCACATTTGCACTCTCACAGGCTTAGGCTGCATTAGGGTATCTCAGTAAGATTACTTCTGCTGCTACCACCAGCACAAACACAAGCTTAGGCAGGACTCAGCGGCTGCGAGCCTCGAGCGGTTGCGAGAAAAGGTTTAATGACACCACTGCCAGACCTTGTCTACAATAGAGCTCGCACAGTGCCTGAATGGTAGTAGCAGAGGAAAGATTTTAAGAAAAAGCTGTGTTTTTGGCAGGGTGTTCCACCTCTCTGAGCCTCCATTTCCTCACTCTGCACCTCCCTGGGGAGCAGCGAGGGCTCCTCAGGCAGTTACTGCACAGGCCTGGAAGGAAGAGAAGTAAGGGGTCAGCTTTATTGAGGAAGACACGCTGGGGCGGGGACATGACACTTACTCTGCCACATAAACAGGCACCTGCAGAATGGGATCTGAAAGAGAGAGTGAAACCAGACACGTCAGCTGCAAACCAGCGCCCCTGCCAGAGGGGGCCACGTGGCAGCTTCCTCAGCAGGGTTTGCAGTCGCCTGATTACCAGCTCTAATCATTTACCTATTTGCATTTCAGACACAGCCAGGAGCCCACCAGCACAGACCTtgcctggagctgcccagctatGCATGTACTCCCCTTAGAACAACAAGGCCTCTGGGACCAGGACATGCACAAGGTGTCATTCTCCTGTGTCCCCTGCTCAGAGTAGCATGTGGGAGGGGAGGATCTCCAgcctcactcagctgggagggAAGTCCCTGGGATGTGGTACCCCCATAGGGAATGGCAGTCCTAGCAGGACCTGACCGCCAAATAAATACCCTCCAAAGCTATTGCTCACCATCCTTCAGGGTCCACTTGATGTCGCCTGTCTTCTTACTCACCGCATGAAGGTTCCCATCAAGGGTGGACACAAAGAGCAGAGTTTCTGGGACAGTCACTGCATTGCCAGTGAGACACTGAGGGCAGAAGTGTGAAAAGATAATACAGTGCCTCACCAGTACACTGAGATCCGTTTAATGGGCCTGCCACCCACATGCCCTGGTTCACCAGCTAACTCCTTCTCTGTGTCACTGAGAAACTACccacctctggccccagtggaTAAAGACATGAAGGGAGGAGAGTTCCCCCCTAAAGTGATACCACTTTG is a window from the Carettochelys insculpta isolate YL-2023 chromosome 16, ASM3395843v1, whole genome shotgun sequence genome containing:
- the ERN2 gene encoding serine/threonine-protein kinase/endoribonuclease IRE2 isoform X1, translated to MGSAAAGRPGLVLPLLGALVQCLTGNAVTVPETLLFVSTLDGNLHAVSKKTGDIKWTLKDDPILQVPVYVAEPAFLPDPNDGSLYILGGKNKEGLMKLPFTIPELVQSSPCRSSDGVLYTGKKQDTWFVVDPKSGEKQTTLSTEAWDGLCPSTPLLYIGRTQYVITMYDTKSRELRWNATYHDYSAELPDEAYDYKMAHFASSGDGLVVTLDKESGDVLWMQNYGSPVVGLYVWYQDSLRRVPHLNVAMETLRYLTFHSQDIRLIKWNYQSMKDFSSTKTQLLPTLYVGKHAASFYALTSLVHESVALVPQGITLAGIEGPTTEDVTVRESGECEITPSTDVKYPQGSMSSLHNEWLLIGHHELPPVVHTTMLRAFPENLRRSTETIIPTSSPARALFDDFLTPNDIEDQASTGSDGRYRWDSTESEQMEIYPESDSWDLVVTTVLLGGGILLLILGLRKLLELRRQLLLQQELLSPGQISGELLPPSSEESQGGSQRTSLLPSQSSGSSLQEGLPNGAVDQDLAASGAAEDAESDVIVVGKVSFNPREVLGHGARGTFVFRGQFDGRKVAVKRLLPECFHLIDREVQLLRESDEHPNVVRYFCTEKDKQFHYIAIELCSATLQEYVENPSFDRRNLDPVSLLHQTASGLAHLHSLNIVHRDLKPCNILISVPNSHGQIRAVLSDFGLCKKLQGGRQSFSLRSGIPGTEGWIAPELLLEVSKENPTCAVDVFSAGCVFYYVVSGGEHPFGDSLRRQANILSGTYQLACLLEDTHDNVVARELISMMISNKAQERPSAPRVLMHPFFWSREKQLQFFQDVSDRVEKEPADGPILTALESGGLSVVRLNWRTHISVPLQTDLRKFRTYKGSSVRDLLRAMRNKKHHFHELPADVQETLGAVPDDFVQYFTSRFPHLLLHTHAAMQVCATERLFHPYYQQQPGGLGTKWRSNTWERT
- the ERN2 gene encoding serine/threonine-protein kinase/endoribonuclease IRE2 isoform X3, whose translation is MGSAAAGRPGLVLPLLGALVQCLTGNAVTVPETLLFVSTLDGNLHAVSKKTGDIKWTLKDDPILQVPVYVAEPAFLPDPNDGSLYILGGKNKEGLMKLPFTIPELVQSSPCRSSDGVLYTGKKQDTWFVVDPKSGEKQTTLSTEAWDGLCPSTPLLYIGRTQYVITMYDTKSRELRWNATYHDYSAELPDEAYDYKMAHFASSGDGLVVTLDKESGDVLWMQNYGSPVVGLYVWYQDSLRRVPHLNVAMETLRYLTFHSQDIRLIKWNYQSMKDFSSTKTQLLPTLYVGKHAASFYALTSLVHESVALVPQGITLAGIEGPTTEDVTVRESGECEITPSTDVKYPQGSMSSLHNEWLLIGHHELPPVVHTTMLRAFPENLRRSTETIIPTSSPARALFDDFLTPNDIEDQASTGSDGRYRWDSTESEQMEIYPESDSWDLVVTTVLLGGGILLLILGLRKLLELRRQLLLQQELLSPGQISGELLPPSSEESQGGSQRTSLLPSQSSGSSLQEGLPNGAVDQDLAASGAAEDAESDVIVVGKVSFNPREVLGHGARGTFVFRGQFDGRKVAVKRLLPECFHLIDREVQLLRESDEHPNVVRYFCTEKDKQFHYIAIELCSATLQEYVENPSFDRRNLDPVSLLHQTASGLAHLHSLNIVHRDLKPCNILISVPNSHGQIRAVLSDFGLCKKLQGGRQSFSLRSGIPGTEGWIAPELLLEVSKENPTCAVDVFSAGCVFYYVVSGGEHPFGDSLRRQANILSGTYQLACLLEDTHDNVVARELISMMISNKAQERPSAPRVLMHPFFWSREKQLQFFQKHHFHELPADVQETLGAVPDDFVQYFTSRFPHLLLHTHAAMQVCATERLFHPYYQQQPGGLGTKWRSNTWERT
- the ERN2 gene encoding serine/threonine-protein kinase/endoribonuclease IRE2 isoform X2 → MGSAAAGRPGLVLPLLGALVQCLTGNAVTVPETLLFVSTLDGNLHAVSKKTGDIKWTLKDDPILQVPVYVAEPAFLPDPNDGSLYILGGKNKEGLMKLPFTIPELVQSSPCRSSDGVLYTGKKQDTWFVVDPKSGEKQTTLSTEAWDGLCPSTPLLYIGRTQYVITMYDTKSRELRWNATYHDYSAELPDEAYDYRLYVWYQDSLRRVPHLNVAMETLRYLTFHSQDIRLIKWNYQSMKDFSSTKTQLLPTLYVGKHAASFYALTSLVHESVALVPQGITLAGIEGPTTEDVTVRESGECEITPSTDVKYPQGSMSSLHNEWLLIGHHELPPVVHTTMLRAFPENLRRSTETIIPTSSPARALFDDFLTPNDIEDQASTGSDGRYRWDSTESEQMEIYPESDSWDLVVTTVLLGGGILLLILGLRKLLELRRQLLLQQELLSPGQISGELLPPSSEESQGGSQRTSLLPSQSSGSSLQEGLPNGAVDQDLAASGAAEDAESDVIVVGKVSFNPREVLGHGARGTFVFRGQFDGRKVAVKRLLPECFHLIDREVQLLRESDEHPNVVRYFCTEKDKQFHYIAIELCSATLQEYVENPSFDRRNLDPVSLLHQTASGLAHLHSLNIVHRDLKPCNILISVPNSHGQIRAVLSDFGLCKKLQGGRQSFSLRSGIPGTEGWIAPELLLEVSKENPTCAVDVFSAGCVFYYVVSGGEHPFGDSLRRQANILSGTYQLACLLEDTHDNVVARELISMMISNKAQERPSAPRVLMHPFFWSREKQLQFFQDVSDRVEKEPADGPILTALESGGLSVVRLNWRTHISVPLQTDLRKFRTYKGSSVRDLLRAMRNKKHHFHELPADVQETLGAVPDDFVQYFTSRFPHLLLHTHAAMQVCATERLFHPYYQQQPGGLGTKWRSNTWERT